One genomic segment of Centroberyx gerrardi isolate f3 chromosome 4, fCenGer3.hap1.cur.20231027, whole genome shotgun sequence includes these proteins:
- the LOC139910279 gene encoding PDZ domain-containing RING finger protein 4 translates to MGCNLCTLQKREEHYKLLYEIAQVNGKELSKSSHEETVEAFRTAKDPVVVQVIRRTPSGRPHGPPQEIHVVDVCTQTDITFEHIMALAKLRPTTPPVPDVCPFLLSDSCHSLHTMDQEYYEGTDYLSPLPADGERAEEFEYEEVELCRLNSQEKLGLTLCYRTDEEDDVAIYVSEIGPNSIAARDGRIREGDRILQINGQDVQDREEAVAALSSEDCRNIVLLVARPEMQLEEAWLDDEHSEFLEQLKMEMLEEQQREEMELAALQEEQENEQVRRQAEDDTPTCSTLSHHKDSAVSVKNRRESSEHDVLAHIQRRLSQCLRDNRDTHCNTGSTRLEDDEDEDEEETEGDRFQQLLELKCQIRNSGEYDLFYSRRSTIECSMGEQGGVQRELRMLNEELRSIELECQNIMQAHKLRKGHQSPSTGRSAPSTKDQSLCHSEPTRGKLADINERLEKSDKDSSSAYNTAESSRSTPLAMDRSPEHSLQRMVSLTNQRNLCSSLATGHSLSPSPSPTRRAAVTGKSSSPDHSNPDHSNPSESDQTPQAEEERKGKLKPRASQIPYFSPSHSSQQRQANIPAHARHYQSYMQLIQQRSAVEYAQSQLSLLSVCKEPQRPANEPKMEWKVKIRSDGTRYITKRPVRDKILRERALKIKEERSGGMTTDDDAMSEMKMGRYWSKEERKQHLVRAKEQRRRREFMQRSRLESLKENPQSSSEGRKEVSIIELSHKKMMKKRNKKILDNWMTIQELMTHGTKAPEGAKVHNAFLSVTTV, encoded by the exons GTGAATGGGAAGGAGCTGTCCAAGTCCAGCCATGAGGAGACTGTGGAGGCCTTCCGCACTGCCAAGGACCCCGTCGTGGTGCAGGTCATCAGGCGGACCCCCAGCGGCCGCCCCCATGGCCCCCCTCAGGAAATCCACGTGGTGGATGTGTGCACCCAGACCGACATCACCTTTGAACACATCATGGCTCTGGCCAAGCTGCGGCCTACCACCCCTCCTGTGCCTGACGTCTGTCCCTTCCTGCTCTCTGACAG CTGTCATTCCCTCCATACAATGGACCAGGAATACTATGAAGGCACAGACTACCTTTCCCCCCTGCCAGCTgatggagagagggcagaggagtTTGAGTATGAG GAAGTGGAGCTGTGTCGACTCAACAGCCAGGAGAAACTGGGGCTAACGCTGTGCTACAGGACCGATGAGGAAGACGACGTGGCCATCTATGTCAGCGAG ATCGGTCCAAACAGCATCGCCGCCAGGGACGGCCGCATCCGAGAGGGGGATCGTATTTTACAG ATAAATGGCCAGGATGtgcaggacagagaggaagcagTGGCTGCTCTCTCCAGTGAAGACTGTAGGAACATTGTGCTGCTGGTTGCCAGACCCGAGATGCAG TTGGAGGAGGCCTGGCTGGACGATGAACACAGCGAGTTCCTGGAGCAGTTGAAGATGGAAAtgttggaggagcagcagagagaggagatggagctgGCTGCCCttcaggaggagcaggagaatgAACAGGTCAGACGGCA AGCAGAAGATGACACGCCCACCTGCTCCACACTCTCTCATCATAAGGACAGTGCAGTGAGTGTAAAAAACAGAAGGGAGAGTTCGGAGCATGACGTCCTGGCTCATATCCAGAGACGACTGTCCCAGTGCCTGAGAGACAATCgggacacacactgtaacacggGCTCCACGCGGCTGGAAGACGACGAGgatgaggacgaggaggagacagagggcgatcgtttccagcagctcctggaGCTGAAGTGTCAGATTCGTAACAGCGGCGAGTACGACCTGTTCTACAGCCGCCGCAGCACCATCGAGTGCAGCATGGGGGAGCAGGGCGGCGTGCAGCGTGAGCTACGCATGCTCAACGAGGAGCTGCGCAGCATCGAGCTGGAGTGTCAGAACATCATGCAGGCCCACAAGCTTCGTAAGGGCCACCAGTCTCCCTCCACAGGCCGCTCTGCACCCTCCACCAAGGACCAAAGCCTCTGCCACAGCGAGCCCACCAGGGGCAAGCTGGCCGACATTAATGAGAGACTGGAGAAATCGGACAAGGACAGCTCCAGTGCCTACAACACGGCGGAGAGTTCACGGAGCACTCCTCTGGCCATGGACCGCTCTCCGGAGCACTCTCTCCAGAGGATGGTCAGCCTCACCAACCAGAGGAACCTGTGCAGCAGCCTAGCCACGGGCCACTCTctcagccccagccccagccccacaCGCCGCGCTGCAGTTACCGGCAAGAGCAGCAGCCCTGACCACAGCAACCCCGACCACAGCAACCCCTCTGAGTCGGACCAGACACCtcaggcggaggaggagaggaaagggaaattAAAGCCCCGTGCCTCCCAGATCCCTTACTTCTCCCCATCCCACAGCTCCCAGCAGAGGCAGGCCAACATCCCGGCCCACGCCCGCCACTACCAGAGTTACATGCAGCTGATCCAGCAGCGCTCGGCCGTGGAGTACGCCCAGAGCCAGCTCAGCCTGCTCAGCGTCTGCAAAGAGCCCCAGCGGCCCGCCAATGAGCCCAAGATGGAGTGGAAGGTCAAGATCCGCAGCGACGGCACGCGCTACATCACCAAGAGGCCTGTGAGAGACAAGATCCTGCGGGAGCGAGCCCTGAAGATTAAGGAGGAGCGCAGCGGGGGAATGACCACAGATGATGATGCAATGAGCGAGATGAAGATGGGGAGGTACTGgagcaaagaggagaggaagcagcacCTGGTCAGGGccaaggagcagaggaggagacgggagTTCATGCAGCGGAGCCGGCTGGAAAGCTTGAAGGAAAACCCTCAGAGCAGCAGCGAGGGCCGTAAGGAAGTCAGCATTATCGAGCTCAGCCAcaagaagatgatgaagaaacGCAACAAGAAGATCCTGGACAACTGGATGACCATCCAGGAGCTGATGACTCATGGTACCAAGGCCCCAGAGGGAGCCAAGGTGCACAACGCCTTCCTATCAGTCActactgtataa